In Horticoccus luteus, the following proteins share a genomic window:
- a CDS encoding MFS transporter: protein MSSPSPLPDPASSPDVSVGPDGRRRWHVGALTYTFGGIVVLFCWLLWGDFAWSLKERSVVPMAQLFLRRFHASDTLNGLLVGTLPFAIAAILQPIVSYRSDRHRGRWGRRIPYLLWTTPIAAAGMIGVGLAPRLASWLDGALGPHSPGLSSLALGLFGAFWLLFEFGQLVTNVIFLALINDVVPAQFLGRFFGLFRALSLSAGILFNYFILKFAESHFELILVILAGIYFAALILMCVRVHEGDYPPPPPRGPSAGFAGFLTATRSYLRECFSNSYYVWIFVAYNLGFVAFAPVNLYSLFYAKSIDMSLDTFGKLVALTYAFSLVLSYFLGMAADRFHPLRVGIFTSAAYAALALWGGFGIHDTRTFAFAFVAHGVLSGCFFTTTASLGQRLFPRARFAQFYSALLIVQAVGMMFVPIIIGRILDATHHAYQLTFLASGILSLLAVAASLVVYRRFIALGGLRHYQAPE, encoded by the coding sequence GTGTCATCTCCTTCCCCTCTTCCCGATCCTGCTTCCTCCCCCGATGTTTCCGTCGGTCCCGACGGCCGTCGCCGCTGGCACGTCGGCGCCCTCACCTACACGTTCGGCGGGATCGTCGTCCTCTTCTGCTGGCTGCTCTGGGGCGACTTCGCGTGGTCACTCAAAGAACGTTCCGTCGTCCCGATGGCGCAATTGTTTCTGCGCCGCTTCCACGCGAGCGACACCCTCAACGGCCTGCTGGTCGGCACGCTGCCGTTCGCAATCGCCGCCATCCTGCAGCCGATCGTCAGCTACCGCTCCGATCGTCACCGCGGCCGCTGGGGACGACGCATTCCCTATCTGCTCTGGACCACTCCCATCGCCGCCGCCGGCATGATCGGCGTCGGCCTTGCTCCGCGACTCGCCTCGTGGCTCGACGGTGCTCTCGGCCCGCATTCCCCCGGCCTGTCCTCCCTCGCGCTGGGGTTGTTTGGCGCGTTCTGGCTGCTGTTCGAATTCGGCCAGCTCGTGACCAACGTCATCTTTCTCGCGCTCATCAACGACGTGGTCCCAGCGCAATTCCTCGGACGCTTCTTTGGGCTTTTCCGCGCGCTGAGCCTGAGCGCCGGCATCCTCTTCAACTACTTCATTCTCAAGTTCGCCGAATCCCATTTCGAACTCATCCTCGTGATTCTGGCCGGAATCTACTTTGCCGCGCTCATCCTCATGTGTGTCCGCGTCCATGAGGGCGACTATCCGCCGCCTCCGCCGCGCGGTCCCTCCGCCGGTTTCGCCGGCTTCCTCACCGCCACGCGTAGTTACCTGCGCGAATGTTTCTCCAACTCTTACTACGTGTGGATCTTCGTCGCCTACAACCTTGGCTTCGTCGCCTTCGCGCCCGTGAACCTCTACAGTTTGTTTTACGCGAAGAGCATCGACATGAGCCTCGACACGTTCGGCAAACTGGTCGCGCTCACTTACGCGTTTTCCCTCGTGCTCTCCTACTTCCTCGGGATGGCCGCCGATCGTTTTCACCCCTTGCGCGTCGGCATCTTCACCAGCGCCGCCTACGCCGCACTCGCCCTGTGGGGCGGCTTCGGCATTCACGACACCCGCACGTTCGCCTTCGCGTTTGTCGCGCACGGCGTGCTCTCCGGCTGCTTTTTCACGACGACCGCCTCCCTCGGGCAACGGCTTTTCCCGCGCGCGCGATTCGCCCAATTTTATTCCGCGCTGCTCATCGTGCAGGCCGTCGGCATGATGTTCGTGCCGATCATCATCGGGCGGATTCTCGACGCCACGCACCACGCGTATCAGCTCACCTTTCTCGCGTCGGGCATTCTATCGCTCCTCGCCGTCGCCGCGTCGCTCGTCGTCTATCGCCGTTTCATCGCCCTCGGCGGCCTGCGCCACTACCAGGCACCCGAGTAA
- a CDS encoding DUF2293 domain-containing protein, which produces MTFESKEVRPLAKARTVLMDGAVVAVPADWALLPPGDAALSRRIKADGPSWTVIELKGRKRFSRGIWAPAARIDALRSALAAERADPAYARQLEAGRRRRAAEQVEYVGEFRAAVETWLAFHPRHAVDAASLAELIAAHATPVGSGTVARTERIPVEQRAEAATIAWLRHQTTGYDHMSIPREKGRRREVRRMLAERSRALLARYRAGQPVKRGTCVLQQALARARG; this is translated from the coding sequence GTGACTTTTGAATCGAAAGAAGTGCGGCCGCTGGCCAAGGCGCGGACGGTGTTGATGGACGGGGCCGTCGTCGCCGTGCCGGCCGATTGGGCGTTGCTGCCACCCGGTGACGCGGCGTTGAGCCGGCGCATCAAGGCGGACGGACCATCCTGGACGGTGATCGAACTGAAGGGGCGGAAACGTTTTTCGCGTGGCATCTGGGCACCGGCGGCGCGGATCGATGCGCTGCGTTCGGCGCTCGCCGCGGAGCGGGCGGATCCGGCTTACGCGCGGCAACTCGAGGCGGGCCGACGGCGGCGGGCGGCGGAGCAAGTTGAGTATGTGGGTGAGTTTCGCGCGGCGGTGGAGACGTGGCTGGCGTTTCATCCGCGGCATGCGGTCGATGCGGCGAGCCTGGCGGAATTGATCGCGGCGCATGCGACGCCGGTCGGCAGCGGCACCGTGGCGCGCACGGAACGCATCCCCGTCGAGCAGCGCGCGGAAGCGGCGACGATCGCGTGGCTGCGGCACCAGACGACGGGTTACGATCACATGTCGATCCCGCGGGAAAAAGGCCGGCGGCGCGAAGTGCGGCGGATGCTGGCCGAGCGGTCGCGGGCGCTGCTCGCGCGCTATCGGGCGGGGCAGCCGGTGAAGCGCGGCACCTGTGTTCTGCAACAGGCGCTGGCGCGGGCGCGCGGGTGA
- a CDS encoding thiamine pyrophosphate-dependent enzyme, giving the protein MSTLTSTLPAKLKRRLLLAMLESRLGDLREESLNRQGKGHFHVSGRGHEALAAIGVQLKPEDYLAPYYRDRGLVIGRGLTTRQIAMDYFAKRESSSSGRQMPSHYSNRALNIWSVPTPTAAQLLPACGIAWGLQMDGTKGIVVTTLGDASARQGDFYEAICFAQERRLPLLLVVEDNGFGISTPTRGMTPRNLGVLSDEQWRTVDGWDVEQVYAAGQEAIADLRAGRGPVLLWAKMERLSSHTSSDDHAIYRSKEELATLEQRDPIKLLRQQLIADGELTEEQFAKLESELKEKIRADYSVAEKAEEPSAADLETNVWSPPPHLDDEVLKPGKYRMGDVVNLTLRAGLAADRQRVIFGEDVEDPKGGVFRLTQKLSTDFPEQVFNSPLAESTILGVACGLASYGKRPVFEVQFVDFIYPGWNQLVSNLATLRWRTNGDWTCPVVIYAPYGAYLPGGAIWHSQANEAAFAHFPGLSVVIPSTPEDAAGLLWTAMHADDPVIFLAPKHMLWAETTLTEPALAVPIGHARRRTEGSDVTVVAWGNTIEKAFEAMDLMGDQVSVELIDLRSVVPWDRETIEESVRKTGRLVIVQEDTENCSVGQMIISHLAGRADVWSRMVSPPVLVSKGNVLIGYNPIHEYAALPDTARIAGALQRVMAITMERGAISAGNVSVASVEETRESAPASTSGAPHGSVGAVPGAKVDIPVKVPIMGEGIRSARVVTLHKKAGDAVHLDDTLCEVETDKAVYPIEASFAGTFKGWTVKADETVEIGQEIAFITGDAAAAPAASTSHAPAPKPAAGTAARASTPAPARSASVAVGAVREPALSSSITKRLSAVVAANMHLDVPWKAMRTARAAAKAAKLDYSPSMMLAWSVARAMSAHASFRCIVDRDGRILEQAPFDLGVAVALEGDRLATAVVRRAGELKWPDFAAAYAQALTDARAGKIEDVTTPLNLTSLGAFGIERATPIVVPPAMSTLFVGTAHERMINDGGVVYPQEVATLSLTFDHRVVNGAGAAAFMHDLKAQIENFQVPA; this is encoded by the coding sequence ATGTCTACTCTTACCAGCACTCTTCCCGCCAAGTTGAAGCGCCGCCTGTTGCTGGCGATGTTAGAAAGCCGTCTGGGCGATCTGCGCGAGGAAAGCCTGAATCGGCAGGGCAAAGGTCATTTCCACGTCTCGGGCCGCGGCCACGAGGCATTGGCGGCCATTGGCGTGCAATTGAAACCAGAGGATTATCTGGCGCCCTATTACCGTGATCGCGGGCTGGTGATCGGGCGGGGGCTGACGACGCGGCAGATCGCGATGGATTATTTTGCGAAGCGGGAATCGTCGTCGTCGGGACGGCAGATGCCGTCGCACTACAGCAACCGGGCGTTGAACATCTGGAGTGTGCCGACACCGACAGCGGCGCAGTTGCTGCCCGCCTGCGGGATCGCCTGGGGGCTGCAAATGGATGGGACGAAGGGTATCGTGGTGACGACTTTGGGCGACGCTTCGGCCCGACAGGGTGATTTTTACGAGGCGATCTGTTTCGCGCAGGAGCGGCGGTTGCCGTTGCTGTTGGTGGTTGAAGACAATGGTTTCGGCATCAGCACACCGACGCGCGGAATGACGCCGCGAAACCTCGGCGTATTGTCTGACGAACAATGGCGCACGGTGGACGGATGGGATGTGGAACAGGTTTATGCGGCCGGGCAGGAAGCGATTGCCGATCTGCGGGCGGGTCGCGGGCCGGTGCTCTTGTGGGCGAAGATGGAACGACTTTCGAGCCACACGAGTTCGGATGACCATGCGATTTACCGGAGCAAGGAGGAGTTGGCGACGCTCGAGCAGAGGGATCCGATCAAGTTGTTGCGGCAGCAGCTCATCGCCGATGGCGAGTTGACGGAGGAGCAGTTCGCGAAGCTGGAGAGCGAGTTGAAGGAAAAGATCCGCGCCGACTACAGCGTGGCGGAAAAGGCGGAGGAACCGAGTGCCGCCGACTTGGAGACCAATGTCTGGTCGCCGCCGCCGCACCTCGACGACGAAGTGTTGAAGCCGGGCAAGTATCGCATGGGCGATGTGGTGAACCTGACGTTGCGGGCGGGACTGGCGGCGGATCGCCAGCGGGTGATTTTCGGCGAGGATGTCGAGGATCCCAAGGGCGGGGTGTTTCGCCTGACGCAAAAGTTGTCGACCGATTTTCCGGAGCAGGTGTTTAACTCGCCGCTGGCGGAGTCGACGATCCTGGGCGTGGCGTGCGGACTGGCGAGCTACGGCAAACGGCCAGTGTTCGAGGTGCAGTTCGTCGATTTCATTTATCCGGGTTGGAATCAGTTGGTTTCGAATCTGGCGACGCTGCGGTGGCGCACGAACGGGGATTGGACGTGCCCGGTGGTGATCTACGCGCCGTATGGCGCCTATCTGCCGGGCGGCGCGATCTGGCATTCGCAGGCGAATGAAGCGGCGTTCGCGCATTTTCCGGGACTGAGCGTGGTCATCCCGAGCACGCCGGAAGATGCGGCGGGTTTGCTTTGGACGGCGATGCACGCAGACGATCCGGTGATTTTCCTGGCGCCGAAACACATGTTGTGGGCTGAGACGACGTTGACCGAGCCAGCGCTGGCGGTGCCGATCGGCCATGCGCGACGGCGCACCGAGGGCAGCGACGTGACCGTTGTCGCTTGGGGCAATACGATTGAAAAGGCGTTCGAAGCGATGGATTTGATGGGCGACCAGGTGAGCGTGGAGCTGATCGATCTGCGTTCCGTCGTGCCGTGGGATCGCGAGACGATCGAGGAGTCTGTGCGCAAGACGGGCCGTCTGGTGATCGTGCAGGAGGATACGGAGAATTGCTCGGTCGGGCAGATGATCATTTCCCATCTGGCGGGGCGCGCCGATGTGTGGAGCCGGATGGTGAGCCCGCCGGTGCTCGTCTCGAAGGGCAATGTGCTGATCGGCTACAACCCGATTCACGAATATGCGGCGTTGCCGGATACGGCGAGAATCGCCGGTGCACTGCAACGGGTGATGGCGATCACGATGGAGCGCGGCGCGATTTCGGCGGGCAATGTGAGCGTCGCTTCCGTGGAAGAGACACGGGAAAGCGCGCCAGCCTCGACTTCGGGCGCGCCGCATGGTTCGGTCGGCGCTGTGCCTGGCGCGAAAGTCGATATTCCGGTAAAAGTGCCGATCATGGGCGAAGGCATCCGCTCGGCGCGGGTGGTGACGCTGCATAAAAAAGCGGGAGACGCGGTCCACCTCGACGACACGTTGTGCGAGGTGGAGACCGACAAGGCGGTTTATCCGATCGAGGCGTCCTTTGCGGGCACGTTCAAAGGTTGGACGGTGAAGGCCGATGAGACGGTCGAGATCGGTCAGGAAATTGCGTTCATCACGGGCGATGCTGCCGCTGCGCCAGCGGCGTCAACGAGTCATGCGCCCGCTCCGAAACCGGCGGCCGGCACTGCCGCGCGGGCGAGCACACCCGCACCTGCGCGATCGGCCTCGGTGGCAGTGGGAGCGGTGCGAGAGCCGGCGTTGTCGTCCTCGATCACGAAGCGTTTGAGTGCGGTCGTGGCGGCAAACATGCATCTCGACGTGCCGTGGAAGGCGATGCGGACGGCGCGGGCGGCGGCGAAAGCGGCGAAGCTCGATTACTCGCCGTCGATGATGCTGGCGTGGTCGGTGGCGCGGGCGATGTCCGCGCACGCCAGCTTCCGGTGCATCGTCGATCGGGACGGGCGGATTTTGGAACAGGCGCCGTTTGATCTGGGCGTGGCCGTGGCGCTGGAAGGCGATCGGTTGGCGACGGCGGTCGTGCGGCGGGCGGGTGAGCTCAAGTGGCCGGATTTTGCGGCCGCGTATGCGCAGGCGTTGACGGACGCCCGGGCCGGCAAGATCGAGGATGTGACCACGCCTTTGAATCTCACGAGCCTCGGCGCCTTCGGCATCGAACGCGCGACGCCGATCGTGGTGCCGCCGGCGATGAGCACGTTGTTCGTCGGCACAGCGCATGAACGAATGATCAACGACGGCGGCGTGGTTTATCCGCAAGAGGTGGCGACGTTATCGCTCACGTTCGATCACCGCGTGGTGAACGGCGCGGGCGCGGCAGCGTTCATGCACGATCTCAAGGCGCAGATCGAAAACTTCCAGGTGCCTGCGTAA
- a CDS encoding SAM-dependent methyltransferase: MSVEPNTSTTATLTGPAKQSFFRGPVLQAFAGMPRGRLIVDLPSGERCVFGDTASPALAPLPTGISPHATLRVRREAFFRKCVLGGDIGFAESFIDGDWDTPDLTAVVAWFVLNLEHAPTLSGSHRRTWALNALRWANRVQHLLRPNSRTIARRNIREHYDLSNDFFALFLDPTMMYSAAKWSDPALTLEAAQHEKNDALCRSLRLRATDHVLEIGTGWGGWSLHAARHYGCRVTSLTISQQQFELARARVAAAGLAALIDVRLCDFRDVEGSFDKIVSIEMMEALGHRYLPDFCRTLSRVLKRDGLIALQFITCPDARYAEFRRGVDFIQKHIFPGSLLLSLNRVNSLLSEAGGFVLHHVEDLGHDYARTLREWRTRFTAQIDRVRDLGFDDRFVRKWHYYLSYCEAAFALRNIAVVQTLHTRANNLAL; encoded by the coding sequence ATGAGTGTTGAGCCCAACACGTCCACCACCGCGACTCTCACGGGCCCCGCGAAGCAATCCTTCTTCCGCGGGCCGGTGTTGCAGGCGTTTGCCGGCATGCCCCGTGGACGACTGATCGTCGATCTGCCAAGCGGCGAACGCTGCGTGTTTGGCGACACCGCAAGCCCCGCCCTGGCCCCTCTGCCGACCGGCATTTCCCCTCACGCCACCTTGCGCGTGCGCCGCGAAGCGTTTTTTCGAAAGTGCGTTCTGGGCGGCGACATCGGTTTCGCCGAATCGTTTATCGATGGCGATTGGGACACGCCTGACCTCACCGCCGTGGTGGCTTGGTTTGTCCTCAACCTCGAGCACGCGCCCACGCTTTCCGGTTCGCACCGGCGCACGTGGGCGCTCAACGCCCTGCGTTGGGCCAACCGCGTCCAGCATCTGCTCCGCCCCAATTCCCGCACCATCGCCCGGCGCAACATCCGCGAGCACTACGATCTCTCCAACGACTTCTTCGCCCTGTTTCTCGATCCGACGATGATGTATTCCGCGGCGAAGTGGAGCGACCCGGCCCTGACTCTCGAAGCGGCGCAACACGAGAAAAACGACGCCCTCTGCCGCTCCCTCCGCCTCCGCGCCACGGACCACGTTCTCGAAATCGGCACCGGTTGGGGCGGCTGGTCGCTGCATGCCGCCCGCCACTACGGCTGCCGCGTCACCAGCCTCACCATCTCCCAGCAACAGTTCGAGCTCGCCCGCGCCCGCGTCGCCGCCGCCGGCCTCGCCGCGCTGATCGATGTGCGCCTCTGCGATTTTCGCGATGTGGAAGGCTCCTTCGATAAAATCGTTTCCATCGAAATGATGGAGGCGCTCGGCCACCGCTACTTGCCCGACTTCTGCCGCACCCTCAGCCGCGTGCTGAAACGCGACGGCCTCATCGCCCTCCAGTTCATCACCTGCCCGGATGCCCGCTACGCCGAGTTTCGCCGCGGCGTGGATTTCATCCAGAAACATATTTTCCCCGGCTCGCTCCTCCTGTCGTTGAACCGCGTCAATTCCCTGCTCAGCGAAGCAGGCGGCTTCGTGCTCCACCACGTCGAGGATCTCGGGCACGACTACGCCCGCACGCTGCGCGAATGGCGCACGCGCTTCACCGCGCAAATCGATCGCGTGCGCGACCTCGGCTTCGACGATCGTTTTGTCCGCAAATGGCATTACTACCTCAGTTACTGCGAGGCCGCCTTCGCCCTGCGCAACATCGCCGTGGTGCAAACCCTGCACACCCGCGCCAACAACCTCGCGCTCTGA
- a CDS encoding VOC family protein, translating into MPTPLVPRLNGVVETVLYVDDLARAVAFYRDVLGLTTIAGDDTRFQVFDTGASRVLLLFKRGSTLEPTPVPGGIIPPHDGSGPGHVGLAIAHGDYDAWLGRLRACAVAIESETNWPRGGRSLYFRDPDGHLLELVTPGIWSVY; encoded by the coding sequence ATGCCGACGCCACTTGTGCCCCGACTCAACGGCGTCGTGGAAACGGTGCTGTATGTGGACGATCTGGCGCGGGCGGTGGCGTTTTACCGCGACGTGCTGGGGCTGACGACGATTGCGGGCGATGACACGCGGTTTCAGGTGTTCGACACGGGTGCGAGCCGGGTGCTGTTGTTATTCAAACGCGGATCCACGCTCGAGCCGACGCCGGTGCCAGGCGGCATCATCCCGCCCCACGATGGATCGGGACCCGGGCATGTGGGTCTCGCGATCGCGCACGGGGACTACGACGCATGGCTCGGGCGATTGCGCGCGTGCGCCGTGGCGATCGAGAGCGAAACGAACTGGCCGCGGGGCGGACGCAGCCTCTATTTTCGCGATCCCGACGGGCACTTGCTGGAGCTCGTGACGCCGGGGATCTGGTCGGTGTATTGA
- the recQ gene encoding DNA helicase RecQ → MPDLLPTLKTTFGYSSFRPLQREICEATLGGRDVFALLPTGGGKSLCFQLPALVRPGLTVVVSPLIALMKDQVDQLQASGVAATFLNSTLAADESRRRLRGLHRGEWRLLYVAPERLMLDGWQENLKQWHVSCLAIDEAHCVSEWGHDFRPEYRQLAKLRKLLPEVPLMALTATATERVRVDIIKHLQLHDPAVFVASFNRPNLTYRVVPKDQPIKQVIDFVRKREGESGIIYCASRAAAERVAESLAGRGFAARAYHAGLDGEERARNQEAFLRDDTRIICATIAFGMGINKPNVRWVIHHDLPKNIEGYYQETGRAGRDGLPGDCLLLFSAGDIAKQTHFLDEITNPHEQQVARAQLRQIVHYAESAGCRRAELLAYFGETFPLDNCAACDNCLEPRETYDGTLAAQKFLSCVYRIRQNSRFNVGMNHIIEVLTGADTDKIRRWEHDRLTTYGIGREFSRPQWSAVGRELMRLGFLAVAEGEFATLELTSAGMNVLRTRSAVTLTKPMDLPKAKRAVRREGEIACDDLLFERLRALRKKLADERSVPAYIIFGDTTLRAMARYYPVTSAAMEGIPGMGEKKRAEFAATFATAIADYLATHSRLSFD, encoded by the coding sequence GTGCCCGACCTGCTTCCCACGCTCAAAACCACTTTCGGCTATTCGTCGTTTCGCCCGCTGCAACGCGAGATTTGCGAAGCCACGCTCGGCGGCCGCGACGTGTTTGCGCTGCTCCCCACCGGCGGCGGCAAATCCCTTTGCTTCCAACTTCCGGCGCTCGTGCGCCCCGGCCTCACCGTCGTCGTCTCGCCCCTCATCGCGTTGATGAAGGATCAGGTCGACCAGCTTCAGGCCAGCGGCGTCGCCGCCACGTTCCTCAACTCCACGCTCGCCGCCGACGAATCCCGCCGCCGCCTCCGCGGCCTTCACCGCGGCGAGTGGCGCCTGCTCTACGTCGCGCCGGAGCGCCTCATGCTCGATGGCTGGCAGGAAAACCTTAAACAGTGGCACGTCTCCTGCCTCGCCATCGACGAAGCCCACTGCGTCTCCGAGTGGGGCCACGATTTCCGCCCCGAATACCGCCAGCTCGCGAAGTTGCGCAAACTCCTCCCCGAGGTGCCGCTCATGGCCCTCACCGCCACCGCGACCGAACGCGTGCGCGTCGACATCATCAAACACCTGCAACTGCACGACCCCGCCGTCTTCGTTGCCAGTTTCAACCGCCCCAACCTCACCTACCGCGTCGTCCCCAAGGATCAGCCCATCAAGCAGGTCATCGATTTTGTGCGCAAACGCGAAGGCGAGAGCGGCATCATCTACTGCGCCAGCCGCGCCGCCGCCGAACGCGTCGCCGAATCGCTCGCCGGCCGCGGCTTCGCGGCCCGCGCGTATCACGCCGGCCTCGACGGCGAAGAGCGCGCCCGCAACCAAGAGGCGTTTCTCCGCGACGACACCCGCATCATTTGCGCGACGATCGCCTTCGGCATGGGCATCAACAAGCCCAACGTCCGCTGGGTCATCCACCACGACCTTCCGAAAAACATCGAGGGCTACTATCAGGAAACCGGTCGCGCCGGCCGCGACGGCCTGCCCGGCGACTGCCTCCTGCTTTTCAGCGCGGGCGACATCGCGAAGCAAACGCATTTCCTCGACGAGATCACCAATCCCCACGAACAGCAGGTCGCGCGCGCCCAACTCCGCCAGATCGTCCACTACGCCGAGAGCGCCGGCTGCCGCCGCGCCGAATTGCTCGCCTATTTCGGCGAGACTTTCCCCCTCGATAACTGCGCCGCCTGCGACAACTGCCTCGAACCACGCGAGACCTACGACGGCACGCTCGCGGCGCAGAAATTCCTCTCCTGCGTTTATCGCATCCGCCAAAACAGCCGCTTCAACGTCGGGATGAATCACATCATCGAAGTCCTCACCGGCGCCGACACCGATAAAATCCGCCGCTGGGAACACGACCGGCTCACGACCTACGGCATCGGTCGCGAGTTCTCCCGCCCGCAATGGAGCGCCGTCGGCCGTGAACTCATGCGCCTCGGTTTCCTCGCCGTCGCCGAAGGAGAATTCGCCACTCTCGAACTCACATCCGCCGGGATGAATGTCCTGCGCACCCGCTCGGCCGTCACGCTCACCAAGCCAATGGACCTGCCGAAGGCGAAACGCGCTGTGCGCCGTGAAGGCGAGATCGCGTGCGACGACCTGCTCTTCGAACGCCTCCGCGCCCTGCGCAAAAAACTCGCCGACGAACGCAGTGTGCCCGCTTACATTATTTTTGGCGATACGACCCTCCGCGCGATGGCGCGCTATTACCCGGTCACCTCCGCCGCGATGGAAGGCATCCCTGGCATGGGCGAAAAGAAACGCGCCGAATTCGCCGCCACCTTCGCCACCGCCATCGCCGACTACCTCGCGACTCACTCCCGCCTCTCGTTCGACTGA
- a CDS encoding DUF2062 domain-containing protein, protein MTPPAAEPKRSLWQRRVLDPIVAQLTQGITPEKIALTLAVGSACALFPILGTTTILCFLVALVLRLNQPIVQLINQALWPVHVPVIYLCVRLGERVFAVPHVPFRIRHMQEMLWHHPGVFFHQFGMTAVHAVIAWAMLAPFYILLVYALSLPLTRSIYRIKHAAAVESAQAPEHPVP, encoded by the coding sequence GTGACGCCGCCCGCCGCCGAACCCAAACGCTCGCTCTGGCAGCGCCGCGTCCTCGACCCCATTGTCGCGCAACTCACGCAGGGCATCACCCCTGAAAAGATCGCTCTCACTCTCGCCGTCGGCAGCGCGTGCGCGCTGTTTCCGATTCTCGGCACGACCACGATCCTCTGTTTTCTCGTCGCCCTCGTGCTGCGGTTGAACCAGCCGATCGTGCAGCTCATCAACCAGGCGCTCTGGCCCGTGCACGTGCCGGTGATTTACTTGTGCGTGCGTCTCGGCGAACGCGTCTTCGCCGTGCCGCACGTGCCATTTCGCATCCGCCACATGCAGGAAATGCTCTGGCATCACCCCGGCGTATTCTTTCACCAGTTCGGCATGACGGCCGTCCATGCCGTGATCGCATGGGCGATGCTCGCGCCGTTCTACATTCTGCTCGTTTACGCGCTCAGCCTGCCGCTCACCCGGAGCATCTACCGCATCAAGCACGCCGCCGCCGTCGAATCGGCGCAGGCGCCCGAGCACCCCGTGCCTTGA